A stretch of the Polluticoccus soli genome encodes the following:
- a CDS encoding DUF6515 family protein has translation MGIVKTISRQYIGKIVLLLFTVLMLDSLDVMAQRGGRGGGRGGGGRGGGGGMRGGGGGRGGGGFGGGARPSRASRPSAPARSMQRPAQRPAMQRPAQRPAVGAGRGGVGGGARPAQRPAMNRGNIGNRPVDRGNIGNRPGNIGNRPTDRGNIGNRERNLGSDRNIHRPDNIGNRNIGNRNVGDRNIGNRNTDIRNRERNVDRSRGDRTVDRSRGDRTRNVDRSRTVIAGNTRNTAVRRGNAAYSRPGYGYGGRQYYGHYGYGYHGWSPYSWGSGWHPWGYVAAGLATTAAIVAIADDDDDNDDDYYYDQGVYYTPSEGGYTVVQAPVGATINELPSGYETVGGEGVSNQYYYGGAYYEQSGSGYQVVPPTAGALVEHVPEGAQEVQVGDLKLLQYGDTFYQPVVVNGKNMYEVMYVE, from the coding sequence ATGGGAATAGTGAAGACAATAAGTAGACAGTACATCGGGAAGATAGTCCTTCTATTATTTACGGTATTGATGTTGGATAGCCTTGACGTTATGGCTCAAAGAGGTGGTCGCGGTGGCGGCCGAGGTGGTGGTGGCCGCGGTGGCGGCGGTGGAATGCGTGGCGGCGGCGGTGGTCGCGGTGGTGGCGGATTTGGTGGTGGAGCTCGTCCATCGAGGGCATCAAGACCATCAGCGCCCGCACGTTCAATGCAGCGTCCTGCACAACGACCCGCAATGCAGCGTCCTGCTCAAAGGCCAGCCGTTGGTGCTGGTCGTGGTGGAGTTGGTGGTGGAGCTCGTCCTGCACAAAGGCCAGCTATGAATCGTGGTAATATCGGTAATCGCCCGGTGGATCGCGGCAATATCGGTAACCGTCCAGGTAATATCGGTAATCGCCCAACGGATCGTGGCAATATTGGTAACAGGGAAAGAAACCTGGGTAGCGATAGGAATATACACCGTCCGGACAATATCGGTAACAGGAATATTGGCAACAGGAATGTTGGTGATAGGAATATTGGTAACAGGAATACAGACATCCGCAACCGCGAAAGGAATGTAGATCGTTCAAGGGGTGATCGTACAGTAGATCGTTCAAGGGGTGATCGCACAAGAAATGTGGATAGAAGCAGAACGGTTATTGCGGGTAATACGAGAAACACTGCAGTAAGACGTGGTAACGCTGCCTATAGCCGTCCGGGTTATGGATATGGTGGTCGTCAGTATTATGGACACTATGGTTATGGCTATCATGGCTGGTCACCTTATAGCTGGGGTTCTGGCTGGCATCCATGGGGATACGTTGCAGCAGGTCTGGCAACAACAGCAGCGATCGTCGCTATTGCTGATGACGATGATGATAATGATGATGATTACTACTACGACCAGGGTGTGTATTATACACCTAGCGAAGGTGGATACACTGTGGTACAAGCGCCTGTTGGTGCAACCATTAATGAGCTGCCTAGTGGCTACGAGACAGTAGGAGGTGAGGGCGTTAGTAATCAATATTACTATGGCGGCGCTTACTACGAGCAAAGTGGTAGTGGTTACCAGGTGGTACCACCAACTGCGGGCGCTCTGGTAGAGCACGTTCCGGAAGGCGCGCAAGAGGTACAGGTAGGTGACCTGAAACTACTGCAGTATGGTGATACATTCTACCAACCTGTTGTAGTAAATGGTAAGAACATGTATGAAGTAATGTATGTGGAATGA
- a CDS encoding DUF1684 domain-containing protein gives MRSIFFAALLMACFFDSKAQTYRDSIILHRQHYKEEFVTEERSPLKGNDTAYLRFFAPDERFKVNAELTLTPDAKEFDMPTHSGKKKLYRQYGLLTFRLKNKTCSLQVFQSQALLKDPKYKDHLFVPFTDLTTYEETYGGGRYIDLSLKDINNGKIAIDFNKAYNPYCAYADGFNCPIPPRENRLPVSIKAGEKLFGKGTEH, from the coding sequence ATGAGATCGATATTTTTTGCAGCATTGCTTATGGCATGTTTCTTCGATAGCAAGGCCCAAACCTACCGCGACAGTATAATTCTTCATCGTCAGCACTATAAGGAAGAGTTCGTCACTGAGGAACGTAGTCCACTTAAAGGGAATGATACCGCTTATCTAAGATTTTTTGCTCCTGATGAGCGGTTTAAAGTCAATGCTGAGCTAACGCTGACACCTGATGCAAAAGAGTTTGACATGCCAACCCACAGTGGCAAAAAAAAGCTGTACAGGCAATACGGACTACTAACGTTCAGGTTGAAAAACAAAACCTGTAGCTTGCAGGTTTTCCAAAGCCAGGCCCTCCTCAAAGATCCAAAATATAAAGACCACTTGTTCGTACCATTTACCGACCTGACAACCTACGAGGAAACATATGGCGGAGGTCGCTACATCGACTTATCTTTAAAAGACATCAACAACGGAAAGATCGCGATCGATTTTAACAAAGCTTACAATCCATACTGTGCCTATGCAGATGGGTTTAACTGCCCGATACCGCCACGCGAAAACCGACTTCCTGTTTCAATAAAAGCGGGAGAAAAACTTTTTGGCAAGGGAACTGAGCATTAA
- a CDS encoding OmpH family outer membrane protein → MKKTVLFLACGLLLSSMTFAQKFGYINSAELLQAMPEIKKANADAEAYAKTFQEQLQTMGKEYESKVQAYQASEKTMSDAVKEVKVKEIQDLQARIESFNQSAQEKVGKKKEELYKPVLEKADKAIKDVAKEKGFDYVFDTSSNVLLYAKETDDILPLVKTKLGIK, encoded by the coding sequence ATGAAAAAAACCGTATTATTCCTCGCTTGCGGATTATTGTTGAGCAGCATGACCTTCGCTCAGAAATTTGGCTACATCAATTCTGCCGAATTGCTGCAGGCGATGCCTGAGATCAAGAAAGCCAATGCAGATGCCGAAGCATATGCTAAGACTTTCCAGGAGCAACTGCAAACAATGGGTAAAGAGTATGAGTCAAAAGTGCAGGCATATCAGGCGAGTGAAAAAACAATGTCAGACGCAGTGAAAGAGGTTAAGGTGAAAGAGATCCAGGATCTGCAAGCCCGTATCGAAAGTTTCAACCAAAGCGCGCAAGAGAAAGTAGGCAAGAAGAAAGAAGAACTTTACAAACCTGTTCTTGAAAAAGCTGATAAAGCGATCAAAGACGTTGCTAAGGAAAAAGGTTTCGACTATGTTTTTGATACAAGTTCAAACGTGTTGCTGTACGCAAAAGAAACAGATGATATCCTTCCGCTGGTAAAAACTAAACTGGGCATTAAATAA
- a CDS encoding OmpH family outer membrane protein has translation MKKLLLSIAILLGVTIAASAQRYCVIDSKYILDRMVEYKDAQTKLDQLSKTWQTEIDNRMADVERMYKSYQAERAMLSDDMRKKREDEIVQKEKAVKDLQRQRFGYEGDLFKERQKLVKPIQDKVYNATQKMATSRAFDLVLDKAAGISIFYADPKLDRSDDVLKLLGINK, from the coding sequence ATGAAGAAACTACTTTTGAGCATTGCTATTTTGCTTGGTGTTACCATTGCGGCATCGGCACAGCGCTATTGTGTTATCGATTCCAAGTACATCCTGGACAGGATGGTAGAATATAAAGATGCCCAGACGAAGCTCGACCAATTGTCTAAAACCTGGCAAACAGAGATAGACAACCGCATGGCCGATGTAGAGCGCATGTATAAAAGCTATCAGGCTGAGCGCGCGATGCTGAGCGACGATATGCGAAAGAAACGTGAGGACGAGATCGTGCAAAAAGAGAAAGCAGTAAAAGACTTGCAGCGCCAAAGGTTTGGTTACGAAGGTGATCTTTTCAAAGAACGCCAGAAACTTGTAAAGCCAATTCAGGATAAAGTATACAACGCCACCCAAAAAATGGCTACCTCCAGGGCCTTCGACCTGGTACTTGATAAGGCCGCAGGCATTAGTATATTTTACGCAGACCCTAAGCTTGACCGAAGCGACGATGTGTTAAAATTGCTTGGAATAAACAAATAA
- a CDS encoding BamA/OMP85 family outer membrane protein, with translation MGGKTQQTGERAREYEIGGITVSGIKYLDEDLLLTVTGLSVGDKVRIPNDDKISRAIRNLWRQELFSDVSISISKTIGDKVFLDIKVEERPRLSRYNFKGIKKGEAQELKDKVNLVRSKVVTDATKKDAVTRIQKYFADKGYGDVAVNVIERVDTGGTNTVILTFDINKGVKTKINQINIAGNSKATDLKLKHTFRSTKEMARLSLHPADEISLYQDNSRSFGTYVKDLGFLSLSKTLNAVDPYFRYNFFSSSKFDQYKYEDDKVSLVDHYNSLGYRDASIVRDTVYKLSNGHINIDLEVREGRKYYFGDIQWKGNTKYSNEQLSRVLGIKRGDVYNQELLEKRLGKVLSPEGGEDISSLYMDDGYLFFNIDPVETSIIDDTINYEMRLTEGPQATIRNVTIAGNDRTNEHVIRRELRTLPGNKFSRADLIRSNREIANLGFFDQEKIGIQPRPNPEDGTVDIDYTVVEKSSDQLQLSAGFGGGVKFYGNVGVTFTNFSLRNIFKPKFWDPLPVGDGQRFSVNYQSNGAYYNSLNFSFTEPWLGGRKPNALTTSMAYTRLSGASTGADPNSSYLRLIGGGVSLSKRVKWPDDNFVFTYGVNYQNYRLKDYTLISGFDSGISNNLYFKLVLARYSVDQPLYPRSGSNISFTFQFTPPYSAFSDRDYESETTAEKYKLIEYHKYRFTAEWYQKISGNLVFKLATKYGFLGYYNPQLGFSPFERFQVGGDGLSGQNYFIGRDIIAQRGYSGPYASAATIFNKYTAEIRYPFSLSPTATIYGLGFVEAANAWDNFKQYNPFKLNRSAGLGLRVFLPMFGLLGLDYGVGFDRFNRSTGATRLTDIASFTFMLGFEPD, from the coding sequence ATGGGCGGAAAAACACAACAAACGGGAGAAAGAGCCCGGGAATATGAGATCGGTGGTATTACCGTATCTGGTATCAAATACCTGGACGAAGATCTCTTACTTACTGTAACCGGTTTGTCGGTTGGGGATAAGGTTAGAATTCCCAACGATGATAAAATATCGCGCGCGATACGCAACTTATGGCGCCAGGAGCTGTTCTCGGATGTAAGCATTAGTATATCCAAAACTATCGGAGACAAGGTTTTCCTCGATATCAAAGTAGAAGAACGTCCACGCCTTAGCCGTTACAATTTTAAAGGCATTAAAAAGGGCGAAGCGCAAGAGTTGAAAGACAAGGTGAATCTTGTGCGCTCTAAGGTGGTAACTGATGCCACCAAGAAAGATGCTGTAACCAGGATACAAAAGTATTTTGCCGACAAAGGCTATGGCGATGTGGCAGTGAATGTCATAGAAAGGGTGGATACGGGTGGCACCAACACCGTGATATTGACGTTTGACATTAATAAGGGTGTAAAAACCAAGATCAACCAGATCAATATTGCCGGGAACTCGAAGGCTACCGATCTGAAGTTGAAACATACCTTCAGGTCGACAAAAGAGATGGCACGGTTGTCTTTGCATCCTGCCGACGAGATAAGCTTATACCAGGATAATAGCCGCTCATTTGGCACCTATGTTAAAGATCTGGGTTTTCTATCGCTGTCTAAGACACTGAATGCGGTTGATCCCTATTTCAGGTACAACTTTTTCTCTTCGTCGAAATTCGACCAGTATAAATATGAAGATGATAAAGTATCGTTGGTAGATCATTATAACTCGCTTGGGTACCGCGATGCCTCTATTGTAAGGGACACTGTGTATAAATTATCCAATGGGCACATCAATATAGACCTCGAGGTAAGAGAAGGCCGCAAGTACTACTTCGGCGATATACAGTGGAAGGGTAATACCAAATACAGCAATGAACAGCTCTCAAGAGTGCTTGGCATAAAAAGGGGAGACGTTTATAACCAGGAATTGCTGGAAAAACGACTGGGTAAAGTGTTAAGCCCTGAAGGTGGAGAGGACATCAGCAGTCTGTATATGGATGATGGTTACCTGTTCTTTAACATCGACCCCGTTGAGACTTCGATCATCGATGATACCATTAACTATGAGATGCGTCTCACTGAAGGTCCGCAGGCTACTATCCGAAACGTAACCATTGCAGGTAACGACCGTACCAATGAACATGTGATCCGCAGGGAATTGCGCACGCTTCCTGGCAATAAATTTAGCCGTGCAGATCTTATCCGTTCAAACCGTGAGATAGCGAACCTTGGTTTCTTCGACCAGGAAAAGATAGGCATTCAACCAAGGCCGAATCCAGAAGATGGTACTGTTGATATAGACTATACTGTAGTTGAAAAATCAAGCGACCAGCTCCAGCTTTCTGCTGGTTTTGGTGGTGGCGTAAAGTTCTATGGTAACGTTGGCGTGACATTCACCAACTTCTCTTTGCGCAATATTTTCAAACCAAAATTCTGGGATCCGCTGCCGGTGGGAGATGGTCAGCGCTTCTCGGTTAACTATCAGTCAAACGGTGCATATTACAACTCACTGAACTTTTCGTTCACAGAGCCTTGGCTGGGTGGTCGCAAGCCGAATGCGCTGACTACCAGCATGGCTTATACAAGGCTGTCTGGCGCGTCTACGGGAGCCGATCCTAATTCTTCTTATCTGAGGTTAATTGGTGGTGGTGTTTCGCTAAGCAAGCGTGTGAAATGGCCGGATGACAACTTCGTATTTACCTACGGTGTCAATTATCAGAATTACCGTTTGAAGGATTATACCCTAATATCTGGTTTTGATAGCGGGATCAGTAATAACCTGTACTTCAAGTTAGTTCTTGCTCGTTATTCTGTTGACCAGCCGTTGTACCCCCGTAGTGGTTCAAATATCAGCTTTACCTTCCAGTTTACTCCACCATACAGCGCGTTTAGCGACAGGGATTATGAGAGTGAAACAACTGCCGAAAAGTATAAGTTGATAGAGTATCATAAATATCGTTTCACCGCAGAATGGTATCAAAAAATAAGCGGCAACCTTGTATTCAAACTGGCAACCAAATACGGATTCCTGGGATACTATAATCCTCAACTTGGCTTCTCTCCGTTCGAGCGTTTCCAGGTGGGTGGCGATGGTCTTAGCGGTCAGAACTATTTTATTGGTCGGGACATCATTGCGCAGCGTGGTTATAGCGGACCCTATGCAAGTGCGGCAACGATCTTCAACAAGTACACCGCCGAGATACGCTATCCATTCTCGCTGAGTCCAACAGCTACGATCTATGGTCTTGGCTTTGTAGAAGCTGCCAATGCATGGGACAATTTCAAACAATACAATCCCTTTAAGCTTAATCGTTCAGCGGGTCTGGGTCTGAGGGTATTCCTGCCAATGTTTGGTTTGCTTGGGCTTGACTATGGTGTTGGTTTTGATCGTTTCAATAGGTCGACAGGTGCCACCAGGCTGACAGACATCGCCAGCTTTACGTTCATGCTTGGCTTTGAACCTGATTGA
- a CDS encoding isoprenyl transferase, translating into MDILQSIDRTRLPKHIAIIMDGNGRWAKERGQDRVYGHHEGVLSVREIVNGCAEIGIQYLTLYAFSTENWNRPKEEVNALMELLVNTIRKEVEELKKNNIKLHVIGDIESLPEVCQRELAEAKEITAGNNGLNLILALSYSSRWEIVEAAKKLAKDAMEGKLKPEDIDDKTFHSYLNTAEFPDPELMIRTSGEYRISNFLVYQLAYAEFYFTPVHWPEFRKPNLYEALLDYQQRERRFGKTSEQIQTTPQHA; encoded by the coding sequence ATGGATATTCTTCAATCCATTGACCGTACCCGACTGCCAAAGCATATTGCCATCATTATGGATGGTAATGGTCGCTGGGCAAAAGAACGCGGTCAGGACCGCGTTTACGGGCACCACGAAGGCGTGTTGAGCGTTCGCGAGATCGTTAATGGCTGTGCTGAGATCGGCATACAATACCTGACACTTTATGCATTTTCTACTGAAAACTGGAATCGTCCCAAAGAGGAGGTGAATGCATTGATGGAGCTTCTCGTTAATACCATAAGAAAAGAGGTGGAGGAGTTGAAAAAGAACAATATTAAACTTCATGTGATCGGCGATATTGAAAGCCTGCCGGAAGTTTGTCAAAGAGAGTTGGCTGAGGCTAAAGAGATAACAGCCGGTAATAATGGCCTGAACTTAATATTGGCGTTAAGCTATAGTTCACGCTGGGAGATAGTTGAAGCAGCCAAAAAGCTGGCGAAAGATGCGATGGAAGGCAAGCTGAAGCCCGAAGATATTGACGATAAGACGTTCCACTCTTATCTGAATACTGCAGAATTCCCCGACCCAGAGTTGATGATACGTACAAGTGGTGAATACAGGATCAGCAATTTCCTTGTTTATCAACTTGCGTATGCCGAGTTTTATTTTACCCCTGTACATTGGCCTGAATTCCGCAAACCAAACTTATACGAAGCCTTACTGGACTACCAACAACGCGAGCGTCGTTTTGGCAAAACCAGCGAACAAATCCAAACTACTCCCCAGCATGCATAA
- the upp gene encoding uracil phosphoribosyltransferase: protein MITELGQQFSIMCDWIREIRDVSVQDDRMRFRRNIERIGEIAAFEISKHLVYEEVTVQTPMGEATCFQLEQQPVLATILRAGIPLHHGLLNYFDKADNAFIAAYRKHHRDGSFEIEQQYITSAELEGRPLIVADPMLASGSSVVLALETMTETEKPSQIHVVSVIACTVGIEMVKRKFPEAYIWAGAIDEELTARGYIVPGLGDAGDLAYGTKMQA from the coding sequence ATGATAACCGAGCTGGGTCAACAATTTAGCATCATGTGCGATTGGATACGTGAAATACGGGATGTTTCTGTACAAGACGACCGCATGAGATTTCGCCGTAATATAGAACGAATCGGTGAGATCGCAGCCTTCGAGATCAGCAAACACCTGGTTTATGAAGAGGTTACAGTGCAGACTCCAATGGGCGAAGCAACCTGCTTCCAGCTAGAGCAGCAGCCGGTACTAGCCACCATATTGAGAGCGGGTATTCCGCTCCATCATGGCCTGCTCAATTATTTTGACAAAGCCGATAACGCCTTTATTGCTGCGTACAGGAAGCATCACAGGGATGGATCTTTCGAAATTGAACAACAATATATTACAAGTGCCGAGCTGGAGGGACGCCCACTGATCGTGGCCGACCCTATGCTGGCCTCGGGTTCGTCGGTTGTGTTGGCGCTGGAAACGATGACCGAAACAGAAAAGCCATCGCAAATACATGTAGTTTCAGTGATCGCCTGCACCGTAGGTATTGAAATGGTGAAGCGCAAATTTCCCGAAGCTTATATCTGGGCCGGCGCCATCGATGAGGAGCTAACTGCACGCGGTTACATTGTGCCTGGACTGGGTGATGCGGGCGATCTGGCCTACGGAACTAAAATGCAAGCATAA
- a CDS encoding PorP/SprF family type IX secretion system membrane protein produces MKKILLGASAAMLLATTAMAQDPHYTQYFASPLTLNPALTGLTQCDLRLAANYRNQWASVSTNPYITGTVSFDMATMKDKLNNGDAVGFGVIGLFDRSGLGGLQNITIGVSAAYHKAFGVEKQHTISGGIQGSLVQKNIDFTKLKFEDQFDRMTGSTPYNTSENVGNSDLTYPDFNLGLMYSGRVSDHATAYAGLSVYHLTQPVESFLGEDHKIHSRYTGYLGGSFDLNENIVLFASGLYQTQAAAHEILAGAAVGFVLNPGHDEEFVKNTLLYLGGWYRYGDAVSPYIGFEWSKMKLGISYDVNVSSFSPATNGNGGYEISLIFNGCINKREFTRTPNVSCPRF; encoded by the coding sequence ATGAAGAAAATATTACTTGGGGCGAGTGCAGCAATGTTATTGGCAACTACAGCTATGGCTCAAGATCCGCACTACACTCAATATTTTGCATCACCTCTCACCCTGAACCCGGCGCTGACAGGTCTTACTCAGTGCGACCTACGTCTGGCTGCTAACTATCGCAATCAGTGGGCGAGCGTTTCTACAAATCCGTACATCACTGGTACTGTGTCGTTTGACATGGCTACTATGAAGGATAAACTAAACAATGGCGATGCCGTTGGTTTTGGTGTTATCGGCCTGTTCGACCGTTCTGGTCTGGGTGGCCTCCAAAACATCACAATTGGCGTTTCTGCTGCTTACCACAAGGCGTTTGGTGTTGAAAAACAGCACACTATTTCGGGTGGTATCCAAGGTTCACTGGTTCAAAAGAATATCGACTTTACCAAGCTGAAATTCGAAGACCAATTCGACCGCATGACTGGTAGCACTCCTTACAATACCAGCGAAAATGTAGGCAACTCAGATCTTACTTATCCTGACTTCAACCTTGGTTTAATGTACTCTGGCCGTGTTTCTGACCATGCTACAGCTTACGCTGGCTTGTCAGTTTACCACCTGACTCAACCAGTTGAATCTTTCCTTGGCGAAGATCACAAGATCCACTCTCGCTACACAGGTTACCTGGGTGGTTCGTTCGATCTGAATGAAAACATCGTACTGTTTGCGAGCGGTTTATACCAAACACAGGCAGCTGCCCATGAAATTCTTGCTGGTGCTGCTGTAGGTTTCGTACTGAACCCAGGCCACGATGAAGAGTTCGTTAAGAACACCCTGCTGTACCTGGGCGGTTGGTACCGTTACGGCGATGCAGTTTCTCCTTACATCGGCTTCGAATGGTCTAAAATGAAACTCGGTATCAGCTATGATGTAAACGTATCTAGCTTCTCACCTGCTACCAACGGTAACGGTGGTTATGAAATATCGCTGATCTTCAACGGTTGCATCAACAAACGCGAGTTTACACGCACACCAAACGTGTCTTGCCCTCGTTTCTAA
- a CDS encoding DNA-3-methyladenine glycosylase, whose protein sequence is MILPQSFYTRKDVVRIAKELLGKVLVTNFDGVLTSGVIVETEAYAGEFDKASHAYGNRRTARTETMFKEGGVAYVYLCYGIHHLFNVVTHMADVPHAVLIRAVEPLEGIDHMLQRRKKEKLQPALTAGPGAMSMALGIHTRHTGKSLQGPEIWIEDRNIKVFTGNIVSATRVGVAYAAEDALALYRFYIRDNPYVSKGKGL, encoded by the coding sequence ATGATTTTGCCGCAGTCGTTTTACACCCGGAAAGATGTAGTTAGGATAGCCAAAGAGCTGTTAGGAAAGGTGCTGGTAACGAATTTTGATGGCGTGCTGACTTCGGGTGTGATCGTGGAAACTGAGGCTTATGCCGGCGAATTTGATAAAGCTTCTCATGCCTATGGCAATCGTCGCACTGCGCGTACCGAAACGATGTTCAAGGAGGGCGGGGTAGCATACGTGTATTTGTGCTACGGGATTCACCATTTATTTAACGTAGTCACTCATATGGCCGATGTGCCACACGCCGTGCTGATAAGAGCTGTTGAGCCATTGGAAGGTATTGACCACATGTTGCAGAGAAGAAAGAAAGAGAAACTTCAGCCAGCTTTAACCGCCGGCCCAGGCGCTATGAGTATGGCTTTGGGAATACATACCCGCCATACAGGCAAGTCTCTGCAAGGACCCGAAATATGGATAGAGGATAGAAATATCAAGGTTTTTACCGGCAATATTGTATCCGCCACGCGGGTAGGAGTGGCCTATGCGGCAGAAGATGCGCTAGCACTGTACCGGTTTTATATCCGAGATAATCCCTACGTAAGCAAAGGGAAAGGACTATAA
- a CDS encoding SAM-dependent methyltransferase: MNKHARVYLVPIPIAEGINGTLSSQVLDVTSGLKHYFVENIRTARRFLRSIHPTIVIDDIQFSEIDKHNGPELGLLRKWLKEGHVVGIMSESGCPGIADPGAELIAVAQENGAEIIPLVGPNSLILALMASGLNGQSFCFNGYLPVKEPARSQRIKHLEQQSKKEMQTQLFIETPYRNNNMLDDLLKNCQNSTRLCIAQNITAPNASIKTKSMAEWKKNKPTLEKVPAVFLFLA, from the coding sequence ATGAATAAGCACGCAAGAGTTTACCTGGTACCTATCCCCATTGCCGAAGGCATCAATGGTACGCTATCGTCGCAAGTACTGGATGTAACCTCCGGGCTTAAACACTATTTTGTTGAGAACATTCGTACCGCCCGTCGATTCTTGCGTTCAATACACCCAACGATTGTTATCGACGATATCCAGTTCTCCGAGATCGACAAACACAATGGCCCTGAATTAGGCCTGCTCCGGAAATGGCTAAAAGAAGGCCACGTTGTAGGGATAATGAGCGAATCTGGTTGTCCCGGTATTGCGGACCCGGGTGCTGAGCTTATAGCAGTTGCACAGGAGAATGGCGCCGAAATCATTCCTCTTGTCGGACCCAATTCCCTGATTTTAGCTCTTATGGCCTCAGGCCTCAATGGACAAAGCTTCTGCTTCAACGGATACTTGCCTGTAAAGGAACCAGCACGCAGCCAGCGTATCAAACACTTGGAGCAGCAGTCAAAGAAGGAAATGCAAACACAGCTGTTTATCGAAACGCCTTACCGGAATAACAACATGCTCGATGACCTGTTGAAGAATTGCCAGAATAGTACCCGCCTTTGCATCGCCCAGAACATAACAGCTCCCAACGCCAGCATCAAAACAAAGTCGATGGCTGAATGGAAAAAGAATAAACCAACATTGGAGAAAGTCCCGGCAGTATTCCTTTTCCTGGCTTAA